In the Cotesia glomerata isolate CgM1 unplaced genomic scaffold, MPM_Cglom_v2.3 scaffold_2963, whole genome shotgun sequence genome, aaaaaattaaatgaattatttttgctttattaGAAAATTGACGTATGAATATTTGaagaatgaaaaaatcatttttgtttaaattaataatttacaataattgacTTTAGTATCTATAGCATTAAAGTCTTTTAAATCGTCATCTTTGCTGAAACTCTCCTGACTAGTAATACATTTAAAGTATACATCAACACAAGGAAtcatgttatattttttttataattatgtttgttttctttttccgCTAGTCAGGTGAACATCACCGTATTATTATAATCCTTATCATCCAGATTTAATCTCGCGTCAATCTCCGTGATCTTCCTGTCAGTCTTCTTAATATTCTTAACCATAAAATTTCCCCAGAAAATAAATGTTGCTTTCTTCCTATATTCTAGTGTATTAGCGTCATTCCTTTTATCGAAAATCTTCTTACTAATCAGTACTTTCTTCGCATCCAACTTCGGAGATTTGGAATGGTTTCGTACATCAAGAGACTGGTCATCCAATGCATCAAGGATGTTAACTTGTACCAGGTCATCGGACTCCAAAGCTGTGAAACTATTCGCAATCGTATCGATTACATTATTGTTTACCGCCCTCATTTTGTCCCACTCCATGGAGACAAAAGACTTAAAACCACCCTGTGCGATGATAAACTGCTTTAATCCCTCGACTGTTAATCCATGTCTTAGAAGTATTCGTACTGTTGGCAGTCTAGGATCATCCCAGCCGTCGATTAGGCCGTTGTCAACGAACCAAGTGGATTTTTTCTGCGACAAGGCTGTATTAGTCATATTGAAACGCAAGTCCGCCCGAGGTCAGTCACAAAAAttcatgacattttttttttttttactaaaattcctctcaaaaaaaattaggaaaacggttgaccctgaaagccatccgtgcaacttcccgctaattccatacttaggcgcttaaaattgcaccaatgacgtttttgatatatacttatatacgtgactgaataaagtagtcagtacttgtctcagatagcttaactggtagagcccttggcgcgtaaccgagagatctgggttcgattcccagtctgggctgtctgattattttttcaattacgaaaaa is a window encoding:
- the LOC123274311 gene encoding bifunctional glutamate/proline--tRNA ligase-like → MTNTALSQKKSTWFVDNGLIDGWDDPRLPTVRILLRHGLTVEGLKQFIIAQGGFKSFVSMEWDKMRAVNNNVIDTIANSFTALESDDLVQVNILDALDDQSLDVRNHSKSPKLDAKKVLISKKIFDKRNDANTLEYRKKATFIFWGNFMVKNIKKTDRKITEIDARLNLDDKDYNNTVMFT